A stretch of Vibrio maritimus DNA encodes these proteins:
- a CDS encoding Rsd/AlgQ family anti-sigma factor, giving the protein MVMLNKFKQVQEQWGGSSEVIDHWLETRQALIVEYCKLGSLQPAQAQSNVVELPSAKEISSFCDHLVDYISEGHFKIYDMVMDKWKATGFKTNDDIDATYAKIVLTTDPLLEFNDKYVQVSFEDELPGFEDDMSKVGEILELRFEVEDKLIQLIADSLAIPPGA; this is encoded by the coding sequence ATGGTCATGTTAAATAAATTCAAACAAGTACAAGAACAATGGGGTGGCTCTAGCGAAGTCATCGACCACTGGCTAGAAACAAGACAAGCGCTTATTGTTGAATACTGTAAGCTCGGTTCCCTTCAACCCGCTCAAGCCCAATCTAACGTGGTTGAGCTTCCCTCTGCGAAAGAAATCAGCTCCTTTTGTGATCATCTCGTCGACTACATCTCTGAAGGCCACTTTAAGATCTACGACATGGTGATGGATAAGTGGAAGGCGACTGGCTTTAAGACCAACGATGATATCGATGCGACCTACGCTAAGATCGTTCTCACCACAGACCCATTACTTGAGTTCAACGACAAATATGTACAAGTATCATTTGAAGATGAGCTTCCGGGTTTCGAGGACGATATGTCTAAAGTTGGTGAGATACTTGAGCTGCGCTTTGAAGTGGAAGATAAGCTGATTCAGTTGATCGCGGATAGTTTGGCGATTCCGCCAGGTGCGTAA
- the nudC gene encoding NAD(+) diphosphatase, which produces MLKKSEKVIRQAYWCVVSGNELWLADGDVPLGSAEQFSLPAHQAIKVGAFEGKPVMWLNDADLEGERELTSLRELLHLPETLFHQISKAIQYGYMSQSMRFCPQCGGRNHLNHNQLAMQCQDCRTLHYPRIFPCIIVAVRKGQDILLAQHNRHAGGMYTVIAGFLEVGETLETCVAREVEEETGIKVANIRYFGSQPWAFPSSMMMAFLADYESGDIKPDYSELKDAQWFNTNELPLVAPEGTIARSLIHATVEAAAAEK; this is translated from the coding sequence ATGTTAAAAAAAAGTGAAAAGGTCATTCGCCAGGCTTATTGGTGTGTGGTGTCAGGGAATGAACTTTGGCTTGCAGACGGTGATGTGCCGCTTGGTTCGGCAGAGCAGTTTTCACTGCCTGCTCATCAGGCAATAAAAGTAGGGGCGTTTGAAGGTAAGCCCGTGATGTGGCTTAACGATGCCGACCTAGAAGGAGAGCGAGAGCTAACCTCACTGCGCGAATTGCTTCATCTCCCAGAGACGCTGTTCCATCAAATCTCCAAAGCAATTCAATATGGCTATATGAGCCAGTCTATGCGTTTTTGTCCTCAATGCGGAGGTCGCAATCACCTCAACCACAATCAGCTCGCTATGCAGTGCCAAGACTGCCGAACGCTGCATTATCCACGTATCTTTCCCTGCATTATCGTCGCCGTGCGCAAAGGGCAAGATATCTTGCTGGCACAGCATAATCGCCATGCAGGCGGCATGTACACGGTTATCGCCGGGTTCCTAGAAGTGGGGGAAACACTAGAAACTTGCGTTGCCCGTGAGGTGGAAGAGGAGACAGGCATCAAGGTTGCCAATATTCGTTATTTTGGCAGTCAGCCATGGGCATTTCCTTCGAGCATGATGATGGCGTTTCTAGCTGACTATGAGAGTGGGGATATCAAACCAGACTACAGTGAGCTCAAAGACGCACAGTGGTTTAATACTAATGAGCTTCCCTTGGTCGCGCCTGAAGGAACTATTGCCAGATCGCTTATTCATGCGACCGTCGAGGCGGCTGCGGCAGAAAAATGA
- the hemE gene encoding uroporphyrinogen decarboxylase produces the protein MTELKNDRYLRALLKQPVDYTPVWMMRQAGRYLPEYRETRSVAGDFMSLCKNAELASEVTLQPLRRFPLDAAILFSDILTIPDAMGLGLYFEAGEGPKFERPITCKADVDKIGIPDPEGELKYVMNAVRQIRKDLNGDVPLIGFSGSPWTLATYMVEGGSSKAFTKIKKMMYAEPQILHALLDKLADSVIEYLNAQIKAGAQSVMVFDTWGGVLTPRDYNLFSLQYMHKIVDGLIRENEGRRVPVTLFTKNGGMWLEQIAATGCDAVGLDWTINIADAKARVGDKVALQGNMDPSMLYAQPERIREEVATILEGFGDGGTGHVFNLGHGIHLDVPPENAGVFVEAVHELSKPYHK, from the coding sequence ATGACGGAATTAAAGAACGATCGCTATCTTCGAGCGTTGTTAAAGCAACCTGTAGACTACACACCAGTATGGATGATGCGCCAAGCGGGCCGTTACCTTCCAGAATACCGTGAGACTCGCTCAGTAGCGGGTGATTTCATGTCACTGTGTAAGAATGCAGAGCTAGCGTCTGAGGTGACTCTTCAGCCGCTACGCCGTTTCCCACTGGATGCCGCCATTCTATTTTCTGACATCTTGACGATTCCTGATGCAATGGGCCTAGGTTTGTACTTTGAAGCGGGTGAAGGTCCTAAGTTTGAGCGTCCAATTACCTGCAAAGCAGATGTCGACAAGATTGGTATACCAGATCCAGAAGGCGAGCTAAAGTACGTAATGAACGCCGTCCGTCAGATCCGTAAAGACTTGAATGGTGATGTTCCGCTGATTGGTTTCTCTGGTAGCCCGTGGACTTTGGCTACTTACATGGTTGAAGGTGGCAGCTCGAAAGCCTTCACTAAAATCAAGAAGATGATGTACGCAGAGCCACAAATCCTGCATGCACTTCTTGATAAGCTAGCAGACAGTGTTATCGAATATCTAAATGCTCAGATCAAAGCAGGTGCTCAGTCTGTAATGGTATTTGATACTTGGGGTGGCGTCTTAACACCTCGCGATTACAACCTGTTCTCACTTCAGTACATGCATAAGATTGTCGATGGCCTTATCCGTGAAAATGAAGGTCGCCGCGTTCCAGTGACCTTGTTCACTAAGAACGGCGGTATGTGGCTAGAGCAAATCGCTGCAACAGGTTGTGATGCGGTCGGTTTAGACTGGACCATCAACATTGCCGATGCGAAAGCTCGCGTAGGCGATAAAGTGGCACTTCAGGGTAACATGGATCCATCTATGCTTTACGCTCAACCTGAGCGTATTCGTGAAGAAGTGGCGACCATCCTGGAAGGCTTTGGCGACGGTGGTACAGGTCATGTATTCAACCTAGGTCACGGCATCCACTTGGATGTACCACCAGAGAATGCTGGTGTGTTTGTAGAGGCCGTTCACGAGCTATCTAAGCCATACCACAAGTAA